From Bos mutus isolate GX-2022 chromosome 5, NWIPB_WYAK_1.1, whole genome shotgun sequence, one genomic window encodes:
- the TUBGCP6 gene encoding LOW QUALITY PROTEIN: gamma-tubulin complex component 6 (The sequence of the model RefSeq protein was modified relative to this genomic sequence to represent the inferred CDS: deleted 2 bases in 1 codon), whose amino-acid sequence MASVPQLVDDLCEVLLPAAKAPSGPRRGSRRKAKRGLKRVAYDALFTGLFQEEGRGLQPGLPRLPVRNRILMLSFDLRVGGLGAEADRLEELVEGLEAAPRQPLAELGAVLELLVRLAGSGPPRVRRRRRGVFLHSRPVGRALPYGGYDCADLSELEADVRSLISGEESLCRDLVRKTRQVMESAPGTGLPAVGLFSYGDPCWDRFERDTRVSLFGALVHSRTADLDVRLDLPPVPDSADLSGLAIKVPPSVDQSEDEGFQSASNLTPDSQSEPGVTPDIDLWDAVLTYEASKRRCWEQVGCPPGHREEPYLTEAGRDAFDRFCRLRQGELQVLGGSLLQAPQPVLVKECELVKDALNVLIGVVSATFSLCQPAQAFTVKRGVHVSGASHESISGLLSEVAECGTHYARLSHFSLQPVLDSSCSKGLVFQAFTSGLRRYLQYYRACVLSTPPTLSLLTIGFLFKKLGRQLRYLAELCGVGATLQGSGGGEPRAAFPTGVKLLSYLYQEALDNCSNEHYPVLLSLLKTSCEPYTRFIHDWVYSGVFRDVYGEFMIQVNPEYLGFRDRLYWTHGYVLISKEAEDCVPVFLSHIAHDVYVCGKTINLLKLCCPQHYLCCSDVPVPRISVIFSLEELKDIEKDCATYVGRMERVARHSSVSKEEKELRMEIAKQELIVQAREAASRVLRALSDRQMSERMVSDARKREQFQRLKEQFVKDQERRRAARQEELDEDFSYARELRDRERRLRALEEQLERKARQALVDHYSKLSAEAARREQRALWKVRRHRLASARLRFLLEDEKRIQGMLEAVAEGRPLEQPAILPGACSQTSAHSRAGDQASFLGPVPPDRGGSCDPGREEPREAAPAGPHGQSTLTLQPLKSPGAGAYGTGPEQACCGGRQRSRGRSRASASETSCPRPRGLRLGSAARPPSWRRHCRPLAPTCLPWPSTAMDLTPVRPQEYDFRTVLRPTVAASGSAGALQTAGGSPGSRGQQLQEDTQVPLDTCGLDPPQHPSPQEERCLATAQVLGAEPGVPRGGCASGMTPSRPRWNVHGHVSDASIRVGENVWDVAPSRPRWNVHGHVSDASIRVGENVWDVAPSRPRWNVHGHVSDASIRVGENVWDVAPSRPRWNVYGHVSQSSVVLGVLSGEAEPNLPRPPLCPPDPGPQLGLSSGAQGPAQEHTLQLPAETASGSSSAQVVGPGPGHGEEGGPQASLSAEAVPAALGDGTLEEPGLGMSEDSRDFSPSSQENADVQSSPDAGEAAAQLWDREQAYLVGLAGQYRLEQYPDSYEAMSEPPVARLLHHGLPRAFALPEDAGVPSDADESAVQLSELLPLPVLMKHSVTAPLAAHVSLVNKAVVDYFFVELNLGAHFEALRHFLLMEDGEFAQSLSDLLFEKLGAGQTPGELLSPLVLNSVLSKALQYSLHGDSPHAANLSFALKFLPETFAPNAPDVLSCLELRYKVDWPLNIVVTEGCLSRYGGIFSFLLQLKLMMWTLKDVCFHLKRTARVSQAAGSVQFRQLQLFKHEMQHFVKVTQGYIANQILHVSWCEFQARLASVGDLEEIQRAHAEYLHKAVFRGLLTEKAAPVMNVIHSVFSLVLKFRSQLISQPWGPAGGPRGPEHPNFALMQQSYSAFKYYSHFLFKVVSKLVNRGYQPHLEDFLLRINFNNYYQDA is encoded by the exons ATGGCCAGCGTCCCGCAGCTGGTGGACGACCTGTGTGAGGTCCTCCTGCCGGCCGCCAAGGCTCCCTCGGGCCCGCGCCGCGGGAGCCGCAGGAAGGCCAAGCGGGGCCTCAAGAGGGTGGCCTATGACGCCCTGTTCACGGGCCTCTTTCAGGAGGAGGGCCGCGGGCTGCAGCCCGGCCTCCCGAGGCTGCCGGTGAGGAACAGGATCCTCATGCTGTCCTTCGACCTGCGAGTGGGCGGCCTGGGCGCCGAGGCCGACCGCCTGGAGGAGCTGGTGGAGGGGCTGGAGGCCGCGCCGCGCCAGCCGCTGGCGGAGCTGGGCGCGGTCCTGGAGCTGCTGGTGCGGCTGGCGGGCAGCGGGCCCCCGCGAGTGCGGCGGCGTCGGCGGGGCGTCTTCCTGCACAGCCGGCCGGTCGGGAGAGCCCTTCCGTACGGCGGCTACGACTGCGCCGACTTGAGCGAGTTGGAGGCGGACGTGCGGTCGCTCATCTCCGGAGAGGAGTCTCTGTGTCGAGACCTGGTCCGCAAGACGCGGCAGGTGATGGAGTCGGCACCGGGCACCGGACTGCCCGCCGTCGGGCTCTTTTCGTACGGCGACCCCTGCTGGGACAGGTTTGAAAGGGACACCCGCGTCTCGCTCTTCGGAGCCCTGGTGCACAGCCGCACGGCCGACCTGGACGTCCGCCTGGACCTGCCCCCGGTGCCGGACAGCGCAGACCTCTCCGGACTGGCCATCAAG GTCCCTCCGAGCGTGGATCAGTCGGAAGATGAAGGGTTCCAGTCAGCATCCAATCTCACTCCTGACTCCCAGTCTGAGCCGGGCGTGACGCCAGACATTGACCTGTGGGACGCTGTGCTCACCTACGAGGCCAGCAAGCGGAGATGCTGGGAGCAAGTTGGATG CCCCCCTGGCCATCGAGAGGAGCCCTACCTCACTGAGGCAGGAAGGGATGCCTTTGACAGGTTCTGCCGACTTCGCCAAGGAGAGCTGCAGGTGCTGGGCGGGAGCCTCCTGCAGGCCCCACAGCCCGTCCTAGTGAAGGAGTGCGAGCTGGTGAAGGACGCCCTCAATGTCCTGATCGGAGTCGTGTCTGCCACATTCTCCCTCTGCCAG CCAGCTCAGGCCTTCACGGTGAAGCGGGGTGTGCACGTCTCAGGAGCGTCCCACGAGAGCATCAGCGGCCTCCTCTCTGAGGTGGCCGAGTGCGGGACCCACTACGCGCGCCTCAGCCACTTCTCCCTGCAGCCTGTGCTGGACTCCTCCTGCAGCAAGGGTCTCGTGTTCCAG GCCTTCACTAGCGGCCTGAGGCGGTACCTGCAGTACTACCGCGCTTGCGTGCTCTCCACCCCGCCCACCCTGAGCCTCCTCACCATTGGCTTTCTCTTCAAGAAGCTGGGCCGGCAGCTCAG GTACCTGGCTGAGCTCTGTGGTGTCGGCGCCACTCTCCAAGGCTCCGGCGGCGGAGAGCCCAGGGCTGCCTTCCCCACG GGCGTGAAGCTGCTCTCCTACCTCTACCAGGAGGCCCTGGATAACTGCAGCAACGAGCACTACCCAGTCCTGCTGTCTCTGCTCAAGACCAGCTGCGAGCCCTACAcgcg GTTCATCCATGACTGGGTGTACAGTGGGGTCTTCAGAGATGTTTATGGCGAGTTCATGATCCAGGTGAACCCCGAGTACTTGGGCTTCAGAG ACAGGCTTTACTGGACCCACGGCTACGTGCTCATCTCCAAAGAGGCGGAGGACTGCGTCCCCGTGTTCCTGAGCCACATCGCCCACGACGTGTACGTCTGCGGGAAGACCATCAATCTGCTGAAGCTCTGCTGCCCACAG CACTACCTCTGCTGCTCGGACGTCCCGGTACCGCGCATCTCCGTGATCTTCTCCCTCGAGGAGCTGAAGGACATCGAGAAGGACTGTGCCACCTACGTGGGCCGCATGGAGAGGGTGGCGCGCCACAGCTCGGTCAgcaaggaggagaag GAATTACGGATGGAAATTGCAAAGCAAGAATTAATTGTCCAGGCCCGGGAGGCGGCGTCCAGGGTCCTGCGGGCGCTCAGCG ATCGGCAGATGTCAGAGCGGATGGTCTCGGACGCCCGGAAGCGAGAGCAATTCCAGAGGCTGAAGGAGCAGTTTGTGAAGGACCAGGAG CGACGCCGGGCAGCCAGGCAGGAGGAGCTGGATGAGGACTTCAGCTATGCCCGCGAGCTCCGGGACCGGGAGAGAAGGCTGAGGGCCCTGGAGGAGCAACTGGAGAGGAAGGCCAG GCAGGCGCTGGTGGATCATTACAGCAAGTTGTCTGCAGAGGCGGCTCGTCGGGAGCAGAGGGCACTGTGGAAGGTCCGGAGGCACCGGCTGGCCAGCGCGCGGCTTCGTTTTCTCCTGGAAGACGAGAAGCGCATTCAG GGGATGCTAGAGGCCGTGGCCGAGGGGAGGCCCCTAGAGCAGCCGGCCATCCTCCCTGGTGCCTGCTCCCAGACAAGTGCCCACTCACGGGCAGGGGACCAG GCCTCCTTTCTGGGCCCTGTGCCCCCTGACAGAGGCGGCAGCTGTGACCCCGGGCGAGAGGAGCCGCGGGAGGCGGCCCCTGCCGGCCCTCATGGACAGAGCACGCTCACGCTGCAGCCCCTCAAGTCTCCAGGAGCTGGGGCCTATGGCACGGGCCCGGAGCaggcctgctgtgggggcaggcagaggagcCGGGGCCGTTCGCGGGCCTCAGCCTCCGAGACTTCCTGCCCGCGGCCCAGGGGGCTGAGGCTGGGCTCAGCGGCGCGGCCCCCGTCCTGGAGGAGGCACTGCAGACCATTGGCTCCGACCTGCCTCCCATGG CCGTCCACAGCAATGGACTTGACACCTGTCAGGCCACAGGAGTACGACTTCAGAACCGTCCTGAGGCCCACTGTGGCCGCCTCAGGTTCCGCAGGGGCTCTCCAGACCGCAGGAGGCAGCCCGGGCAGCAGGGGGCAGCAGCTGCAGGAGGACACTCAGGTGCCGCTGGATACGTGTGGCCTGGACCCCCCACAGCACCCCTCCCCCCAGGAGGAGCGCTGCCTGGCCACCGCGCAGGTCCTTGGGGCAGAGCCTGGTGTTCCCAGAGGGGGCTGTGCTTCTGGAATGACCCCCTCCCGGCCACGGTGGAATGTCCATGGACACGTGTCTGATGCCAGCATCAGGGTGGGGGAGAATGTGTGGGACGTGGCCCCCTCTCGACCACGGTGGAACGTCCACGGACATGTGTCTGATGCCAGCATCAGGGTGGGGGAGAATGTGTGGGACGTGGCCCCCTCTCGACCACGGTGGAACGTCCACGGACATGTGTCTGATGCCAGCATCAGGGTAGGGGAGAATGTGTGGGACGTGGCCCCCTCCCGGCCACGGTGGAATGTCTACGGACACGTGTCTCAGTCCAGTGTGGTGCTGGGGGTGCTCTCAGGGGAAGCCGAGCCCAATTTGCCCAGGCCCCCGTTGTGCCCCCCTGACCCTGGGCCCCAGCTGGGCCTCAGCTCAGGAGCCCAGGGACCTGCCCAGGAACACACACTGCAGCTGCCTGCGGAGACAGCCTCAGGCAGCTCCAGCGCACAGGTGGTTGGACCAGGCCCTGGCCACGGGGAGGAGGGTGGCCCCCAGGCCTCACTGTCTGCTGAGGCTGTACCTGCTGCTCTGGGAGACGGCACCCTGGAGGAGCCAG GCCTGGGGATGAGTGAGGACTCCAGGGACTTCTCTCCCAGCTCACAG GAGAATGCAGACGTCCAGAGCAGCCCAGACGCTGGCGAGGCAGCGGCCCAGCTCTGGGACCGGGAGCAGGCCTACCTGGTGGGCCTCGCGGGGCAGTATCGCTTGGAGCAGTACCCAGACAGCTACGAAGCCATGT CGGAGCCTCCCGTGGCCCGCCTCCTGCACCACGGGCTTCCCCGAGCCTTTGCCCTCCCTGAGGACGCTGGGGTCCCATCAGACGCAGACGAGAGCGCCGTGCAGCTGAGTGAGCTGCTGCCGCTGCCCGTGCTCATGAAGCACTCTGTCACTGCCCCGCTGGCTGCCCA CGTCTCCCTGGTGAACAAGGCCGTGGTCGACTACTTTTTCGTGGAGCTGAACCTCGGGGCGCACTTTGAGGCACTGCGGCACTTCCTGCTGATGGAGGATGGGGAGTTCGCCCAGTCCCTTAGCGACCTGCTCTTCGAGAAG CTCGGGGCGGGCCAGACGCCCGGGGAGCTTCTCAGCCCCCTGGTGCTCAACTCAGTGCTGAGCAAGGCCCTGCAGTACAGCCTGCATGGCGACAGCCCACACGCCGCCAACCTCTCCTTCGCTCTCAAGTTCCTGCCCGAGACGTTCGCCCCCAATGCCCCGGACGTGCTGAGCTGCCTGGAGCTCAGGTACAAG GTCGACTGGCCTCTCAACATCGTGGTCACCGAGGGCTGCCTGAGCAGGTATGGCGGCATCTTCTCCTTcctgctgcagctgaagctcatGATGTGGACGCTCAAGGACGTCTGCTTCCACCTCAAGCGTACAG CGCGGGTAAGCCAGGCAGCCGGCTCGGTGCAGTTCCGCCAGCTGCAGCTGTTCAAGCACGAGATGCAGCACTTCGTCAAGGTCACCCAGGGCTACATCGCCAACCAGATCCTGCATGTCAGCTGGTGTGAGTTCCAGGCCAGGCTGGCCTCGGTGGGTGACCTGGAGGAGATACAGCGCGCCCACGCTGAGTACCTGCATAAGGCGGTCTTCAG GGGCCTGCTGACCGAGAAGGCGGCGCCGGTCATGAACGTCATCCACAGCGTCTTCAGCCTGGTCCTCAAGTTCCGCAGCCAGCTCATCTCCCAGCCCTGGGGCCCGGCCGGCGGCCCGCGCGGCCCTGAGCACCCCAACTTTGCCCTCATGCAGCAGTCCTACAGCGCCTTCAAGTATTACTCCCACTTCCTCTTCAAAG TGGTGAGCAAGCTGGTGAACCGCGGCTACCAGCCCCACCTGGAGGACTTCCTGCTGCGCATCAACTTCAACAACTACTACCAGGACGCCTGA
- the HDAC10 gene encoding LOW QUALITY PROTEIN: polyamine deacetylase HDAC10 (The sequence of the model RefSeq protein was modified relative to this genomic sequence to represent the inferred CDS: inserted 1 base in 1 codon), protein MGTALVYHEDMTATRLLWDDPECEIECPERLTTALERLQQHGLKQRCLQLVAREASEAELGLVHSPEYIALLRGTQALGTRELQALSKEYDAVYLHPSTFHCARLAVGAALQLVDAVLTGAVRNGLALVRPPGHHSQRATANGFCLFNNVAVAAKHAQQKHGLRRILIVDWDVHHGQGIQYIFEDDPSVLYFSWHRYEHGHFWPCLRESDADAVGRGRGLGFTVNLPWNQVGMGNADYVAAFLHVLLPLAFEFDPELVLVSAGFDSAIGDPEGQMLATPECFAHLTHLLQVLAGGRVCAVLEGGYHLESLSQSVCMMVRALLGDPALPLSGPMEPHGSALESLQCVRAAQAPHWVSLQQQGAAPVLSPGTPCPEGRPSPLPLGEPQFKAVVTQAAAALSSLLDQLRLHPTPXVRVAVALIAPDTGLALPPGVLCEEGSLPQEETQAWARSHEALAQDGALTALGKVLYLLDRILDGQVSSGMAATPVPAAAATLDVAVRYGLSHGAQRLLCVAVGQLDRPPGLTDDRRNLWLNIGGEEAAAPSMFHVSVPLPVTTGGFLSCALALVLPLAYSFQPDLVLVALGPAHGLRDPQAALLAALLRGPAGGRVFALVDEESTPQLATVLARVLNGEAPPSLGPFSMAAPEDTQALMYLRGRLEPRWKMLQVAA, encoded by the exons ATGGGGACCGCACTTGTGTACCACGAGGACATGACCGCCACCCGGCTGCTCTGGGACGA CCCTGAGTGTGAGATCGAGTGTCCTGAGCGCCTGACCACTGCCCTGGAGCGCCTGCAGCAGCATGGTCTGAAGCAAAGGTGTCTGCAGCTCGTAGCCCGCGAGGCCTCAGAGGCGGAGCTGGGCCTGGTGCACAG CCCTGAGTACATAGCGCTGTTGCGGGGGACCCAGGCCTTGGGCACCAGGGAGCTCCAGGCCCTGTCCAAGGAGTATGATGCCGTCTACCTCCATCCG AGTACCTTCCACTGTGCCCGGCTGGCTGTGGGGGCCGCGCTGCAGCTGGTGGACGCGGTGCTGACGGGAGCTGTGCGCAACGGGCTCGCCCTGGTGAG gcctcctgggcaCCACAGCCAGAGGGCTACTGCCAACGGATTCTGCTTGTTCAACAACGTAGCCGTAGCAGCCAAACACGCCCAGCAGAAACACGGGTTGCGCAG GATCCTCATCGTTGACTGGGATGTCCATCATGGTCAGGGCATCCAGTATATCTTCGAGGATGACCCCAG CGTCCTTTACTTCTCCTGGCACCGCTATGAGCACGGGCACTTCTGGCCGTGTCTGCGGGAGTCAGACGCTGACGCTGTCGGGCGGGGAAGGGGCCTCGGCTTCACTGTCAACCTGCCTTGGAACCAG GTCGGGATGGGAAATGCTGACTACGTGGCTGCCTTCCTGCATgtgctgctgcccctggcctttGAG TTCGACCCTGAGCTGGTCCTAGTCTCCGCAGGATTCGACTCAGCCATCGGTGATCCCGAG GGGCAGATGCTGGCCACACCGGAGTGCTTCGCCCACCTCACGCATCTGCTGCAGGTGCTGGCTGGCGGCCGGGTCTGCGCCGTGCTGGAG ggTGGCTACCACCTGGAGTCCCTCTCCCAGTCTGTGTGCATGATGGTGCGAGCGCTGCTAGGCGACCCTGCCCTGCCCTTGTCAGGGCCCATGGAGCCCCATGGCAG TGCCCTGGAATCCCTCCAGTGTGTGCGGGCAGCCCAGGCCCCTCACTGGGTGAGCCTCCAGCAGCAAG GTGCCGCCCCTGTACTGAGCCCCGGCACTCCCTGCCCAGAGGGGAGGCCCTCGCCGCTGCCGCTGGGGGAGCCCCAGTTCAAGGCAGTGGTgacccaggctgctgctgctctgaGTTCACTCCTGGACCAGCTGCGCCTACACCCCACAC CTGTCCGCGTGGCTGTTGCCCTGATTGCGCCAGACacaggcctggccctgcccccgGGTGTCCTCTGTGAGGAGGGGTCACTGCCGCAGGAGGAGACACAGGCCTGGGCCAG GTCACATGAGGCCCTGGCCCAGGACGGGGCCCTCACTGCACTCGGGAAGGTCCTATACCTCTTGGACAGGATCCTGGATGGGCAG GTGAGCAGTGGCATGGCAGCCACCCCAGTCCCTGCTGCAGCTGCCACCCTGGACGTGGCTGTTCGGTATGGCCTGTCCCATGGAGCCCAGAG gctgctctgtgtgGCTGTGGGACAGCTGGATCGGCCCCCAGGTCTCACCGATGACAG GAGAAATCTATGGCTGAACATTGGCGGTGAGGAGGCAGCTGCCCCATCCATGTTCCACGTCTCTGTGCCACTGCcggtg ACAACTGGTGGGTTCCTGAGCTGTGCCCTGGCCCTGGTGCTGCCCCTGGCCTACAGCTTCCAGCCTGACCTGGTGCTGGTGGCGCTGGGGCCGGCCCATGGCTTGCGGGACCCCCAGGCTGCACTCCTGGCTGCACTGCTTCGGGGCCCGGCAGGCGGCCGAGTCTTCGCCCTTGTGGATGAG GAATCCACACCCCAGCTTGCAACAGTCCTGGCTAGGGTGCTGAATGGGGAGGCACCCCCAAGCCTGGGCCCCTTCTCCATGGCCGCCCCAGAGGACACGCAAGCCCTGATGTACCTGAGAGGGCGACTGGAGCCAAGGTGGAAGATGCTGCAGGTGGCTG CTTGA